From a single Deltaproteobacteria bacterium IMCC39524 genomic region:
- a CDS encoding ABC transporter ATP-binding protein, translating to MVFHDNSGDHVAVDNVSFTIEKGGVFGLMGESGCGKTTILRCICGLLDNWTGDIKLEGSSVKNQRSKDQRRRVQVVFQDPFGSLHPRRTIYNTLRDPLRIHKIGDERNRIEMAIADVGLEKTLLYRYPHQLSGGQRQRVSIARALLLEPEILLLDEPTSALDVSVQAEILNLLCDIREKRNLSYLLVSHDLAVIAHMCNRIGVMCEGKLLEDLTVDDLRHHRCTHPYSEQLLKASMVEPIAPCPVISDQEGKSTPLDDGLK from the coding sequence ATGGTTTTTCACGACAACAGTGGTGACCATGTTGCCGTCGATAACGTCTCTTTTACGATTGAGAAGGGGGGCGTCTTCGGATTGATGGGCGAATCTGGCTGCGGCAAAACCACAATTCTACGCTGCATCTGCGGGTTGCTCGACAATTGGACGGGCGATATCAAGCTCGAAGGATCTTCTGTAAAAAACCAACGTTCAAAAGATCAGCGCCGCAGGGTTCAGGTTGTCTTCCAGGACCCGTTTGGCTCGCTCCATCCCAGACGCACCATTTATAACACCCTGCGGGATCCGTTGAGAATTCACAAGATTGGAGATGAGCGAAACCGTATAGAGATGGCGATTGCTGACGTGGGTCTCGAAAAGACTCTTCTTTATCGTTACCCACATCAGCTCTCCGGAGGTCAACGCCAGCGAGTTTCCATCGCCCGTGCGCTACTGCTCGAGCCAGAGATTCTTTTGCTCGATGAGCCGACCTCGGCGCTTGACGTTTCCGTCCAGGCCGAGATACTGAACCTGCTTTGCGATATTCGTGAAAAACGGAACTTGAGTTATTTGCTGGTGAGCCACGATCTTGCGGTGATCGCGCACATGTGCAACCGGATTGGAGTTATGTGCGAGGGCAAGCTACTGGAGGACCTTACAGTTGACGATCTCAGACATCACCGGTGTACTCACCCCTACAGTGAGCAACTGCTGAAGGCTAGCATGGTTGAGCCGATCGCCCCCTGTCCTGTGATTTCAGACCAAGAAGGAAAAAGCACTCCTTTAGATGACGGTTTAAAGTAG
- a CDS encoding ABC transporter ATP-binding protein translates to MSTTSPVNTTNKEILDVRNLNVNYHSQRGRIHAIRNVSFKLGCEKLGIVGESGSGKSTLGRTIMRVLPESAHTEGQILFNDENLLTLPERKMRDIRGGGISMILQDPKFSLNPVMRVGDQITEAFLAHSRSDKTFAKKQSLELMESVKIRNPERVYKLYPHEISGGMGQRIMIAMMLVAGPKLVIADEPTSALDVTVRMEVLSVLEEMVSNRHVGLLFISHDLNLVAKFCDRVLIMYAGRIVDTCRTCELPDSQHPYTRGLFNSLPKLDEPQKRLAVLQRCETWLGHEESA, encoded by the coding sequence ATGAGCACGACCTCCCCTGTAAACACGACGAATAAAGAGATCCTCGACGTGCGCAACCTGAATGTAAATTACCATTCACAGCGTGGTCGAATCCATGCGATACGCAACGTTTCCTTCAAGCTGGGCTGTGAGAAGTTGGGTATCGTTGGCGAGTCAGGATCCGGTAAATCCACTTTGGGGCGTACGATAATGAGAGTCTTGCCAGAATCGGCCCATACCGAGGGGCAGATACTGTTTAACGATGAGAATCTGCTCACCCTGCCGGAACGCAAGATGAGAGATATACGTGGAGGAGGGATCTCAATGATCCTTCAAGATCCTAAGTTTTCACTCAACCCGGTCATGCGCGTGGGCGATCAGATTACCGAAGCATTTCTGGCACACTCGCGTAGTGACAAGACTTTTGCCAAAAAGCAATCTTTGGAGTTGATGGAGTCTGTAAAGATAAGAAACCCGGAGAGAGTTTACAAGCTCTACCCCCACGAGATCTCCGGTGGCATGGGGCAGCGCATCATGATTGCGATGATGCTTGTGGCCGGGCCCAAACTGGTCATCGCTGACGAGCCCACCTCGGCGCTGGATGTTACGGTGAGGATGGAGGTCCTATCGGTCCTCGAGGAGATGGTGTCCAACCGCCACGTAGGACTTCTCTTCATAAGCCACGACCTGAACCTGGTGGCCAAATTCTGTGACCGTGTGCTCATTATGTATGCTGGCCGCATAGTGGACACCTGCCGAACCTGTGAGTTGCCAGACTCTCAACACCCCTACACGCGAGGGCTGTTTAATTCATTGCCCAAACTGGATGAACCTCAAAAGAGGCTTGCCGTCCTCCAGCGTTGCGAGACCTGGCTGGGACATGAGGAGTCTGCATAG
- a CDS encoding VacJ family lipoprotein — protein MFNMTNYKLRAVIMALAGLALLFSCGCSVTPKPDPNIAYEAPRHKLEDTLKETVKYEVDVYDPLEGFNRRAYTFNYYFDKFLFLPIVKTYEFITPDYVEDRVSSFVDNVFEFNNFTNNLLQLKFKQTGITLARFVVNTTVGVAGLWDPATHWSMPRQSEDFGQTLGHYGVGNGPYLVLPIFGPSNLRDTTGLVTDSVAFSLAGPPAWVDDDTTTLVFNGVAAVDTRHRQDFRYYRTGSPFEYDMIRMLYTAKRKIEIAK, from the coding sequence ATGTTTAACATGACCAACTATAAATTGCGTGCTGTGATCATGGCCCTGGCCGGTCTCGCCCTCCTGTTTTCTTGCGGTTGCAGCGTGACCCCGAAGCCCGATCCGAACATTGCTTATGAAGCACCCAGGCATAAATTGGAGGACACTCTAAAGGAGACTGTTAAGTACGAGGTCGATGTGTACGATCCCTTGGAAGGGTTCAATCGTCGTGCCTATACCTTTAATTATTATTTCGACAAATTCCTCTTCTTGCCGATCGTCAAAACTTACGAATTCATTACCCCTGATTATGTCGAGGATCGGGTGTCGAGCTTTGTCGACAATGTCTTCGAATTCAACAACTTCACGAACAACCTGCTACAGTTGAAGTTTAAGCAGACGGGCATTACGCTTGCGCGATTTGTGGTGAATACCACTGTTGGTGTTGCCGGCCTTTGGGATCCGGCGACCCATTGGTCGATGCCGCGTCAGAGTGAAGACTTTGGCCAGACGTTAGGCCATTACGGCGTTGGTAACGGTCCGTACCTGGTCCTGCCGATATTCGGACCTTCTAACCTGCGTGACACCACCGGTCTGGTGACGGATTCAGTCGCTTTCAGTTTGGCCGGCCCGCCGGCCTGGGTGGACGACGATACCACGACCCTGGTCTTTAACGGTGTGGCTGCAGTTGATACACGTCATCGGCAGGATTTCCGTTACTACAGGACTGGTTCGCCCTTTGAGTACGACATGATCCGGATGCTCTACACAGCGAAACGTAAAATAGAGATTGCCAAATAA
- a CDS encoding Npt1/Npt2 family nucleotide transporter has protein sequence MKDLLFRWLKIYEEEARLFIWSAFLLFFINVSQSLLNNYAETAFLKRFGVEYLPIMTAINAIVTFILLGVFGGKLTRFRSDKVVTGSLVVSAGLIGVMRFIVPFEISLIYPILYLLKTQFVVLMAFVFWNLANDLFSTRQSKRLFPLITTGGILGAILGSFATPLLISFTQADNLLLIVPSLIILGAFCSLKLAKAFPGTLLREEPTTAEKKSTMLDELRKVGPMIKTSTLAQVLLVLTLVPNIVIPIINYQFNFVVDQTFATEKGMISFFSYFRGAQNTISLILSLFVGRIYGRFGLPVALMFHPANYLIAFAAYLFQFNIFSAVYADTSVNVLRKTINAPATSALYGLLLPKDRAILRSFLRGTVVRVGILFGSGLLLVANEFIQPRYLSLFAIAFCTVWLGSTLILKREYSAILISLVQKSLPEFYKMGQEFKVIFKKANLGQPLLDRFQKAVGEEAQYCAEMLQNTEEPEFLDKVILDKLHTADDKTRLLLLPYLSDQAGSKALDVFLTLRDPGKPELMVALSKTARKIFADMPAEREKEIFELAEIPEVKAFFLNWMSQQNPEQFDRQVKTWLASTEIGDRRAGILAIGEVGAARHITDLSQALSTETEPSILALTLHGLRRFQADSRVGSLVKPFLRHADETVQIAAIEALPLTEDDHINALIKSIGDPSETIRSRAIERLEKLPAEKQHLLVAQMGTHSRWVRDGLFEIAARLDLKDVDIFNFCRNQLQVAYEAVERSHYLNEKPENVATRMMQEHLEEVRQHRVNNAIMGVAAKDSEGRIKIALRGLNSGKERERSDSIEALEALLDRPLANLLLPMLDNRPDYERLAVGRKHYGLAKLTEQEFIEGCLKDASWVTVIMVLECLAIWGNLDPYRSAIEKIATEDYGGLAHTANHALKSSTGGHEEPLSCLIERINNIRKVDLFHDLTIGQLAAVAWESEVITFGPDKVIANAHLPLQGLQIIVSGEINFCKIMADETVSGPELHRIGAGDWFGAAFMFGMKPPASLIIKTVGDVLLIRVNRQTFQDLTHQYPAFGLQVCKGLTKSLGDVMQDLKHKPYSVERDIADDERALNGSYCTTKEECSLVDRIFFLNHIDLFRELETKTLTAIAMLGEEVVVAKGGQFKGSDIGPQGLFLVLEGDVKLYRGKDLFDHKGPGSYFGLPTLFGMEADQFTGEAQEKTTFMRIPPDEFRACVMEHPIIAIRACEKLSHIQGSLLDNILKDSDDNSPSDNPL, from the coding sequence ATGAAAGACCTGTTGTTTCGTTGGCTGAAAATCTATGAAGAGGAAGCGCGCCTGTTCATCTGGTCAGCTTTCCTGCTGTTTTTCATAAACGTCTCCCAGAGCTTGCTGAACAACTACGCCGAGACCGCCTTTCTGAAGCGTTTCGGGGTCGAATATCTACCGATCATGACTGCGATTAACGCCATCGTCACCTTTATTCTTCTCGGTGTCTTCGGTGGAAAACTTACTCGATTCCGCAGCGACAAGGTGGTGACCGGCTCGCTGGTTGTGAGCGCCGGGCTCATCGGGGTGATGCGGTTTATCGTTCCGTTTGAAATCAGCCTGATCTACCCGATCCTTTATCTCCTCAAGACCCAGTTTGTGGTTCTGATGGCTTTCGTTTTCTGGAATCTCGCCAACGACCTGTTCAGCACCCGCCAATCAAAACGGCTTTTTCCGCTGATTACGACCGGCGGCATCCTGGGTGCCATTTTAGGCAGCTTTGCCACCCCGCTTCTGATCAGCTTCACCCAGGCAGACAACCTGCTGCTCATTGTCCCTTCTCTTATCATCCTCGGAGCTTTTTGCTCATTAAAACTGGCCAAGGCTTTTCCCGGAACCCTGCTGCGAGAAGAGCCAACAACGGCTGAGAAGAAGTCGACCATGCTGGATGAACTGCGCAAGGTTGGCCCGATGATCAAAACTTCGACCCTTGCCCAGGTGCTCTTGGTTCTGACCCTGGTTCCGAATATCGTTATTCCGATCATAAACTACCAGTTTAACTTCGTTGTCGACCAAACATTCGCTACCGAGAAAGGGATGATCAGTTTCTTCAGTTACTTTCGTGGTGCACAGAATACTATCTCTCTGATCCTCAGCCTTTTTGTTGGTCGCATCTACGGACGGTTCGGTCTGCCGGTGGCTTTGATGTTCCATCCAGCTAATTACCTGATTGCTTTTGCCGCTTATCTGTTCCAATTCAACATCTTTTCCGCTGTTTATGCCGACACCTCGGTGAATGTGCTCCGTAAGACGATTAACGCTCCTGCGACCTCCGCCCTTTACGGGTTGCTGTTGCCGAAAGACCGGGCAATTTTACGCTCCTTCCTGCGTGGCACAGTGGTGCGGGTCGGAATCCTGTTCGGGTCCGGCCTGCTTTTGGTCGCCAACGAATTCATTCAGCCACGTTATCTATCTCTTTTCGCTATCGCTTTCTGTACGGTTTGGCTTGGCAGCACCCTTATTCTGAAGCGGGAATATTCCGCAATCCTCATCTCTCTGGTGCAGAAATCGCTGCCCGAATTTTACAAGATGGGCCAGGAGTTCAAGGTAATTTTTAAAAAAGCAAACCTGGGACAGCCACTGCTGGACCGTTTTCAAAAAGCTGTCGGTGAGGAGGCACAATACTGTGCCGAGATGCTGCAAAATACCGAGGAGCCTGAATTTTTAGACAAAGTTATTCTGGACAAGTTACATACTGCAGATGACAAGACCCGCTTACTGCTTTTGCCCTATCTTTCCGACCAGGCAGGCAGCAAAGCCCTGGATGTCTTTCTGACCCTGAGGGATCCGGGCAAACCGGAATTGATGGTCGCTCTGTCAAAAACTGCCAGGAAAATCTTTGCCGACATGCCGGCCGAGCGGGAAAAGGAAATTTTCGAACTGGCCGAGATTCCCGAAGTCAAAGCTTTCTTCCTGAACTGGATGAGCCAGCAAAACCCGGAACAGTTTGACCGTCAGGTAAAAACCTGGCTCGCCTCAACTGAGATTGGTGATCGACGGGCCGGGATCCTGGCCATAGGCGAAGTTGGTGCGGCACGACATATCACGGACCTGAGTCAGGCTCTCTCGACCGAAACCGAGCCCAGCATTCTGGCCCTGACGTTGCATGGTCTGCGACGCTTCCAGGCAGACAGCAGGGTTGGCTCTCTTGTCAAACCCTTCCTGCGGCACGCCGACGAAACGGTTCAAATCGCTGCTATAGAAGCCCTGCCATTGACAGAAGATGACCATATCAATGCCTTGATCAAGTCGATTGGCGACCCGTCGGAAACAATTCGCAGCCGTGCCATTGAACGGTTGGAAAAGTTGCCAGCCGAAAAACAGCATCTGCTGGTTGCCCAGATGGGAACTCATAGCCGCTGGGTTCGTGACGGTCTCTTTGAAATTGCCGCCAGACTCGACCTGAAAGATGTGGACATATTCAACTTCTGCCGCAACCAGCTTCAGGTTGCCTACGAAGCTGTTGAACGCAGCCACTACCTGAATGAGAAACCGGAGAATGTAGCAACCCGGATGATGCAAGAGCACCTGGAAGAGGTCCGCCAGCATCGGGTCAACAACGCCATCATGGGGGTCGCTGCCAAGGATTCGGAAGGGCGCATCAAGATTGCACTGCGAGGATTAAATTCAGGCAAAGAACGAGAGCGTTCTGACAGCATTGAGGCACTGGAAGCCCTGCTGGACAGACCGCTGGCCAATCTGCTACTGCCGATGCTCGACAACCGACCAGATTACGAACGTCTGGCTGTAGGTCGCAAACATTACGGTCTGGCTAAACTTACCGAGCAAGAGTTTATCGAAGGGTGCTTGAAAGATGCCAGTTGGGTCACCGTCATCATGGTCTTGGAATGCCTGGCGATCTGGGGCAATCTGGATCCTTATCGCAGCGCCATCGAAAAAATCGCAACTGAGGATTATGGCGGCCTTGCCCACACCGCCAACCACGCCCTGAAGTCCTCTACTGGCGGCCACGAAGAACCCCTCAGCTGTTTGATTGAGAGAATCAACAATATCCGCAAGGTCGATCTTTTTCATGACCTGACCATAGGCCAGCTGGCCGCCGTGGCTTGGGAGTCCGAAGTTATAACCTTTGGCCCGGACAAGGTCATTGCCAATGCCCACCTGCCACTTCAAGGACTACAGATTATTGTTTCTGGGGAAATTAATTTCTGCAAGATCATGGCTGACGAGACCGTTAGTGGCCCGGAACTTCATCGTATCGGAGCGGGTGACTGGTTTGGGGCGGCCTTCATGTTCGGTATGAAGCCTCCTGCATCATTGATCATAAAAACAGTCGGTGACGTTCTTCTGATTCGCGTTAATCGTCAAACTTTCCAGGATTTGACTCATCAGTACCCTGCATTTGGGCTACAGGTCTGCAAAGGGCTTACCAAATCCCTAGGGGATGTCATGCAGGACCTGAAACATAAGCCCTACTCGGTCGAACGCGACATTGCCGATGATGAACGTGCCTTGAACGGTTCTTACTGCACAACGAAAGAAGAATGCAGCCTGGTAGACCGGATCTTCTTCCTCAACCATATCGATCTTTTCAGAGAGCTTGAGACAAAGACCCTCACCGCCATAGCAATGCTCGGCGAAGAAGTTGTGGTTGCAAAAGGGGGACAATTTAAAGGGAGTGACATCGGTCCTCAAGGCCTCTTCCTTGTCTTGGAAGGGGATGTCAAATTATATCGCGGTAAGGATCTTTTCGATCATAAGGGGCCTGGCAGCTACTTCGGCCTGCCCACACTGTTCGGCATGGAAGCCGATCAATTCACGGGCGAGGCCCAGGAAAAAACTACTTTTATGCGCATTCCGCCGGACGAATTCCGCGCCTGCGTTATGGAACATCCGATCATCGCTATCAGGGCTTGCGAAAAGCTGAGCCATATTCAGGGGAGCCTGCTTGACAACATCCTCAAAGACTCAGATGACAACTCGCCCTCTGACAATCCTCTATGA
- a CDS encoding ATP-grasp domain-containing protein, whose amino-acid sequence MKKHILKDFYSLKNYFKTIENPFFAVNKYPYSALIGIENLLKNFEVLAFLNSKEAEAIAEKRKILFFMGGKIRGEIKGEDFIDMTSIYNQTGRDENSKTIATLKDDKIVKHLQGFEENPVLLVYRMSKGLVKIFEDHNWTVVGSDYNVREKYDNKIDFNKMLEEIELPAPPYLILSQEDIDYKEVVKSLGEKIVIQFPTSFSGSGTFIIRSKEDFYTTISSERFNKQKKKNTLGRIRISKYVNRKLSPVMGVCCTKEGIVYTDLYNQIIDAPEVVKKEKGTGVYCGNEWTSVKFSENIKRQAYSAAEKIGAYLQNEEGYKGYFGLDFVLDDETKTLYPIEVNIRLIGSFPVFSMLQEVHKQPLIQAIQILQYLDRDDYVLDVESLNREMKGNMKGSYLQIYSPSSKTVCNQGELEAGIYRVGKAGEVQFSRFSYSLLDLKTKDEFLVSQGVPHRNTKFEGYRSVANVITKGSFMDMSGESTGFAKKVVTFCYDTLNLR is encoded by the coding sequence ATGAAAAAGCATATTTTAAAAGATTTTTATTCTTTAAAAAATTACTTCAAAACAATAGAAAATCCTTTTTTTGCTGTAAACAAATATCCATATAGTGCGTTAATTGGCATAGAAAATTTGTTGAAGAACTTTGAAGTCCTTGCTTTTTTGAATTCAAAAGAGGCGGAAGCTATTGCAGAAAAACGCAAAATATTATTTTTTATGGGAGGCAAGATCAGAGGTGAAATAAAAGGGGAAGATTTTATTGACATGACGTCGATATACAATCAAACAGGAAGGGATGAGAATAGTAAAACAATTGCAACATTGAAAGATGATAAGATTGTCAAACATTTGCAAGGGTTTGAAGAAAATCCAGTTTTATTGGTTTACAGGATGAGCAAAGGGTTGGTGAAAATTTTTGAAGATCACAACTGGACAGTCGTTGGCAGCGATTACAATGTAAGAGAGAAATACGACAATAAAATTGACTTCAATAAAATGCTGGAAGAAATAGAACTCCCTGCCCCGCCTTACTTGATTTTGTCTCAGGAAGATATTGACTACAAAGAGGTTGTAAAGTCACTCGGAGAGAAGATAGTCATTCAATTTCCCACCTCCTTTAGTGGGTCTGGCACTTTTATTATAAGGTCAAAAGAAGATTTTTATACGACCATCTCTTCTGAAAGATTTAATAAACAGAAAAAGAAAAACACACTGGGGAGAATCAGGATAAGTAAGTATGTAAACAGAAAGTTGTCTCCTGTAATGGGGGTTTGCTGTACAAAGGAAGGAATCGTTTATACCGATTTATATAACCAAATTATTGATGCTCCGGAAGTCGTTAAAAAAGAGAAAGGAACAGGAGTATATTGTGGCAACGAATGGACCAGTGTAAAGTTTTCTGAAAATATCAAGAGGCAAGCATATAGCGCGGCAGAGAAGATTGGGGCTTATTTACAAAACGAAGAAGGCTATAAAGGGTATTTTGGTTTAGACTTTGTTTTGGATGATGAGACAAAAACCCTATACCCAATTGAAGTGAACATTAGATTGATTGGCTCTTTCCCAGTTTTTTCAATGCTTCAAGAAGTCCATAAGCAGCCGTTAATTCAAGCGATACAAATATTGCAGTATTTAGACAGGGATGATTATGTTCTAGATGTCGAATCGCTGAACAGAGAGATGAAAGGCAATATGAAAGGATCTTATCTTCAGATATATTCTCCCAGCAGTAAAACGGTTTGTAATCAGGGAGAATTAGAAGCAGGTATTTATCGTGTCGGAAAAGCTGGAGAAGTTCAGTTTTCCCGGTTTTCATATTCTTTGCTGGATTTAAAAACTAAAGACGAGTTTTTAGTTTCTCAAGGAGTCCCACATAGAAATACGAAGTTTGAAGGTTATAGGTCAGTCGCAAATGTTATCACTAAAGGTTCTTTTATGGACATGAGTGGGGAAAGCACCGGTTTTGCCAAAAAAGTTGTCACATTTTGTTATGACACTTTGAACCTTAGATGA
- a CDS encoding N-formylglutamate amidohydrolase, protein MTTLNYFKNLSHYTNTIGPPVVSSENVIDTKVCQAKALAKIRNQQCFDAIDSDGIWKVSIKEYVPLVCVALHDGSGFPFELEQHCLLDSENRIFEEDPHTAKLVVPQPIVLSGMDSRYFYDLNRAPEHCDQAVVFGRRVWRKDVHPFSSLAKLRHEKFYELFKVLLDKLVEMFGYCLIMDIHSYNYSRIDRETPLFNLGTDKFKREDEHLLVRHWRQVLADINFPGVKLTVAENDVFKGQGYLLQWVQREFPETCLTIPLDIKKIYCDEVTGRIYPLQFRRLTQELNKAIHSAVVISQEGRLP, encoded by the coding sequence ATGACAACTTTAAATTATTTCAAAAATTTGAGTCATTACACAAATACAATAGGACCTCCGGTTGTCTCCTCGGAAAATGTAATCGATACAAAAGTATGCCAAGCAAAAGCCCTTGCAAAGATCAGAAATCAGCAATGCTTTGACGCGATTGATTCTGATGGCATCTGGAAGGTCAGCATCAAGGAGTATGTCCCCCTGGTCTGCGTGGCTTTGCATGACGGTTCTGGTTTCCCGTTTGAACTGGAGCAACATTGTCTTTTAGATTCCGAAAACCGCATTTTTGAGGAAGATCCTCATACTGCCAAGCTGGTTGTTCCTCAGCCTATAGTGCTTTCGGGGATGGATTCCCGCTATTTTTACGATCTTAATAGAGCTCCCGAGCATTGTGACCAAGCCGTTGTTTTTGGTCGCCGAGTCTGGAGAAAGGACGTTCACCCTTTCTCATCGCTTGCGAAACTAAGACACGAGAAATTTTATGAGCTGTTTAAAGTGCTGCTTGACAAACTTGTCGAGATGTTCGGATATTGCTTGATAATGGATATTCACTCCTACAACTATTCAAGAATCGATCGTGAAACACCATTGTTCAATCTAGGAACTGATAAGTTCAAAAGGGAAGATGAACATTTGCTTGTCCGCCACTGGAGGCAGGTCCTGGCAGACATCAATTTTCCCGGAGTAAAGCTAACGGTGGCTGAAAATGATGTGTTTAAGGGACAGGGTTATCTTTTGCAGTGGGTGCAGCGAGAATTCCCAGAAACCTGCCTGACAATTCCCCTCGACATCAAAAAAATCTATTGTGACGAAGTAACTGGCAGAATCTATCCGCTCCAGTTCAGACGTTTGACCCAAGAGTTAAATAAAGCCATTCATTCAGCTGTGGTTATTTCCCAGGAGGGGCGCTTGCCCTAG
- a CDS encoding glutathione synthase: protein MKDIDPNTETTLLLMYECYRRGHQVFFLEFHDLYIRDSRVMGRMHEIISVSGLDLLEFWQSSIDCIENDQLVFEDVSELDVLFLRTPPPLHYEVMQLLSSVEEQVFIVNSLRGQLLGNSKLYTLNFPDVTPRSHVSRDPLRLRKVIDDFGGTMVMKPLRSYGGRGVIKVSSKDPENLNSLIDFYLRSDEPYPRREPIMVQEYLEAVRTEGDVRIIMLNGKYLGSLRRMPHGTDFRANISAGGSAMAHQMSPMEENICSLIHDRLVQDGLYFVGIDIIGGKLVEINCVSPGGLPRINKLNGLQLEIPVIDFIEEQVSIKKYAKISKVGPK, encoded by the coding sequence ATGAAAGACATCGATCCGAACACTGAAACCACCCTGCTTCTGATGTACGAGTGCTACCGAAGGGGGCATCAGGTGTTCTTTCTCGAATTCCACGATCTCTATATCCGAGATAGCAGGGTCATGGGTCGTATGCATGAAATCATCTCAGTCTCTGGCCTGGATCTTCTCGAATTCTGGCAGAGCTCAATCGATTGTATTGAAAACGATCAGCTGGTATTCGAGGATGTCAGTGAGCTCGATGTCTTGTTTTTAAGAACACCCCCACCTTTACACTATGAGGTCATGCAACTACTCTCTTCCGTGGAAGAACAGGTGTTTATAGTCAATAGCCTGCGCGGCCAACTCCTCGGCAACAGCAAGCTCTACACTCTCAATTTTCCCGACGTTACCCCTAGAAGCCACGTTTCTCGAGACCCGCTCCGCTTACGTAAAGTTATTGATGATTTTGGCGGGACCATGGTGATGAAACCTTTGCGAAGTTATGGTGGGCGGGGGGTCATCAAGGTGAGCTCAAAGGACCCGGAGAACCTCAACTCATTGATCGACTTCTACCTCCGTAGCGACGAACCTTATCCTCGTCGTGAACCGATTATGGTTCAGGAGTATCTTGAAGCGGTCAGGACCGAAGGTGATGTACGCATCATAATGCTCAATGGTAAGTATCTTGGGTCTTTGCGCCGCATGCCGCATGGTACCGATTTTCGTGCGAACATCAGTGCCGGTGGTTCTGCCATGGCACACCAGATGAGCCCAATGGAAGAGAATATTTGTTCTTTAATCCATGATCGGCTTGTCCAGGATGGTTTGTACTTTGTCGGCATTGATATCATCGGGGGCAAATTGGTCGAAATTAATTGCGTCAGCCCTGGAGGTTTGCCCCGAATCAACAAGTTGAATGGCCTTCAGTTAGAAATTCCGGTGATAGACTTCATTGAGGAGCAAGTGTCCATAAAAAAATATGCAAAGATATCCAAAGTCGGCCCAAAATAG
- a CDS encoding ABC transporter permease, which translates to MEDPKKKMDLGVWLTTHSVNSPIQAWSQKVYFGWKEFARQPLAMIGFIVIALLLAVALAAPLLAPYDPLQQDLAKRLLPPGSDHLLGTDELGRDLLSRLIYGSRVSLYIIMLVTAILAPVGLTIGVVAGYFGGKIDTLLMRITDVFLAFPGLVLALAFVATMGASLDNAIIAIALTGWPGLARLARAETMVFRSHDFISVVRLQGGSHARVIFLNLMPLCLPSVIVRITLSMSSVLLTAAGLGFLGLGAQPPTPEWGAMLSTGRRFMLDHWWLATMPGCTILIVSLAFNLLGDGLRDILDPRSEEK; encoded by the coding sequence ATGGAAGACCCCAAAAAGAAAATGGACCTCGGGGTCTGGCTGACCACACATTCTGTCAACTCACCGATCCAGGCTTGGTCGCAGAAGGTCTACTTCGGATGGAAGGAGTTCGCCAGGCAACCGCTGGCGATGATCGGCTTTATCGTAATCGCACTCTTGCTTGCGGTCGCTTTGGCCGCCCCGCTTTTGGCACCCTACGACCCGCTCCAGCAGGACCTCGCCAAACGGCTGCTTCCTCCCGGCAGCGACCACCTTTTAGGCACCGACGAGCTAGGCCGTGATTTGCTTTCCCGGCTAATCTACGGCTCCCGCGTCTCGCTCTACATCATCATGCTGGTAACCGCCATTTTAGCCCCCGTCGGGTTGACGATCGGAGTTGTTGCGGGCTATTTCGGCGGCAAGATCGACACCCTCCTGATGCGGATAACAGATGTCTTCCTGGCCTTCCCCGGACTGGTTCTCGCACTGGCTTTTGTAGCGACCATGGGGGCCAGCCTGGATAATGCGATCATTGCAATCGCGCTTACCGGATGGCCGGGGCTTGCGCGGTTGGCTCGAGCCGAAACGATGGTTTTTCGTTCGCATGATTTCATCTCGGTGGTGCGTTTGCAGGGGGGATCACATGCGCGTGTGATCTTTCTCAACCTGATGCCGCTCTGTCTGCCTTCTGTGATCGTGAGGATAACGCTCAGCATGTCGTCGGTATTGCTGACCGCTGCGGGGCTTGGCTTCCTCGGCCTGGGGGCTCAACCGCCAACACCGGAGTGGGGTGCGATGCTCTCTACGGGAAGGCGCTTTATGCTTGACCATTGGTGGTTGGCGACAATGCCGGGTTGCACGATCCTGATCGTGAGCCTCGCTTTCAACCTTTTAGGTGATGGCCTGCGAGACATCCTGGACCCGAGGAGCGAAGAGAAATGA